Proteins encoded together in one Marispirochaeta sp. window:
- a CDS encoding DUF58 domain-containing protein → MGDQDSSALSPQQGNYISSIFSLGLSLGLVFLVFFIALVQQNFNLALPAGGVLIIGLGTRLWSRAALFRLKTEIHIDTDRLFPGDCLNLSISLDNHKLLPVIAGLELGTPALLDSGEENDFTGETRLLSFEKCERTWRVRARKRGTASLGNIQLRSGDLLGLHTRQKTLTHSREIIVYPRQGELMPLSIPFQEFFGIHPLKGPVDDPAWYAGTRDYSGDRPARNIHWKASARLGKLQEKLYEPTSHRKVLLAFDASDFSFPEHIDDFEQIIETVGTLAAVLMETGASFGLVTNAAVSGAENSILPIGRGPEHLGHLLGLLARIEYGAAGKMDKLLKIIDRDDLGLVYSALQARESIADTLSEGLPRRRQVLLVFCHTPENDEAGEEVNAPPGIIEPVFWRGFPVYPARELVHVR, encoded by the coding sequence ATGGGTGATCAGGACTCATCTGCCCTGTCTCCGCAGCAGGGCAACTACATATCCAGTATATTCTCCCTGGGACTAAGCCTGGGCCTTGTTTTTCTCGTTTTCTTTATTGCCCTGGTACAGCAGAACTTTAATCTGGCCCTGCCTGCAGGGGGTGTACTGATCATTGGACTTGGAACCCGGCTATGGAGCAGGGCCGCCCTGTTCAGACTGAAAACCGAGATACATATAGATACGGACCGTCTGTTTCCCGGCGATTGTCTTAATCTCTCGATTTCCCTGGATAATCACAAGCTGCTGCCGGTAATCGCAGGACTGGAACTGGGGACCCCCGCGTTACTGGACAGTGGAGAGGAAAATGATTTCACCGGCGAGACCCGGCTGCTCTCCTTCGAAAAATGCGAACGGACCTGGAGGGTGAGGGCCAGAAAACGGGGAACAGCTTCTCTGGGGAACATACAATTACGTTCCGGAGACCTCCTGGGCCTGCATACACGGCAAAAAACACTTACCCATAGCAGAGAAATAATCGTATATCCGCGGCAGGGGGAATTGATGCCTCTGTCGATACCCTTTCAGGAGTTTTTCGGTATCCACCCCTTAAAAGGCCCGGTTGATGATCCTGCCTGGTACGCCGGAACCAGAGATTACAGCGGGGACAGACCAGCAAGGAATATACACTGGAAAGCCAGTGCCAGGCTCGGCAAGTTGCAGGAAAAACTTTACGAACCAACATCTCACCGTAAAGTTCTGCTCGCCTTTGATGCTTCGGATTTTTCTTTCCCCGAGCACATTGACGATTTTGAACAGATTATCGAAACCGTAGGAACCCTTGCAGCTGTACTCATGGAAACCGGGGCTTCCTTCGGTCTGGTCACCAATGCAGCAGTTTCTGGTGCCGAAAACAGCATTCTTCCAATTGGACGAGGACCGGAACACCTGGGGCACCTGCTTGGGCTGCTGGCCCGTATCGAGTACGGGGCAGCCGGAAAAATGGACAAACTGCTGAAGATTATCGATCGAGATGATCTTGGCCTTGTTTACAGTGCGCTGCAGGCACGTGAAAGCATAGCGGATACCCTTTCGGAAGGACTTCCCCGCAGAAGACAGGTACTCCTTGTATTCTGTCATACCCCGGAAAACGACGAAGCTGGCGAAGAAGTCAATGCTCCCCCCGGCATCATCGAACCAGTATTCTGGCGTGGATTTCCGGTCTACCCCGCTCGGGAGTTGGTCCATGTCCGTTAA
- a CDS encoding MoxR family ATPase yields MSHNEFTMLAENTARVVVGKQRAMELLTVALLAEGHVLLEDVPGLGKTLMAKSLAKSIDGSFRRIQFTPDLLPADITGFSVYDQKSGNFVFHPGPIMCNVLLADEINRTIPRTQSSLLESMGEFQVTVDGNTMQLPKPFFVIATQNPIEMDGTFPLPEAQLDRFLMRIDLGYPSREEEIRILERFQQDDPLESLKPVIHPERITELQHERSTITISAAVREYIADIVAATRRHPKVRFGVSPRGAIGIMRAAQGLAVLRERDYVLPDDIKELAGPVLEHRIIVLHSERTRGASAQEILREVLSAVAVPVPV; encoded by the coding sequence GTGAGTCATAATGAATTCACCATGCTGGCAGAGAATACAGCCAGAGTGGTGGTGGGCAAACAGCGTGCCATGGAGCTGTTGACCGTCGCCTTGCTTGCGGAAGGACATGTGCTGCTGGAAGATGTTCCCGGCCTGGGCAAAACCCTGATGGCAAAATCCCTGGCAAAGAGTATTGACGGCAGTTTCAGAAGGATTCAGTTTACTCCGGACCTGCTGCCTGCGGATATTACCGGATTTTCCGTGTATGATCAAAAAAGCGGTAATTTCGTGTTCCATCCAGGGCCGATAATGTGCAATGTGCTGCTGGCGGACGAAATAAACCGTACCATTCCCCGAACCCAGTCAAGTCTTCTTGAAAGCATGGGAGAGTTTCAGGTCACTGTAGACGGAAACACCATGCAGCTGCCGAAACCCTTTTTTGTTATCGCCACCCAGAACCCCATAGAGATGGACGGGACCTTCCCGCTTCCAGAGGCTCAGCTGGACCGCTTTCTGATGCGCATCGATCTGGGATACCCCTCCAGAGAGGAAGAAATCCGGATACTGGAACGCTTTCAGCAGGATGATCCCCTGGAGAGCCTGAAACCGGTCATACACCCGGAACGAATTACGGAGCTGCAGCATGAACGAAGCACGATTACCATCTCTGCCGCGGTACGGGAGTACATAGCAGATATTGTGGCCGCAACCCGCCGGCACCCAAAAGTCCGCTTCGGTGTCAGTCCCCGGGGCGCGATCGGCATAATGCGGGCCGCCCAGGGGCTGGCAGTCCTGCGGGAACGGGACTACGTACTCCCTGACGACATCAAGGAACTCGCCGGCCCGGTTCTGGAGCATCGAATTATCGTGCTTCACAGCGAGAGAACCCGGGGAGCCAGCGCGCAGGAAATCCTCAGGGAAGTACTCTCCGCCGTGGCGGTTCCCGTACCGGTATAA
- a CDS encoding response regulator — translation MDQKHVLIVEDEFIVAVDLRGTLERRGFSVAGIINTGIGAVEFIRKNGKADCILMDVSLKGEITGIEAAAEIHKECPVPVIFLTAHNTLPGVQAGIQEPLCRLVAKPFDEQELIRVIETLIQETRSECYE, via the coding sequence ATGGACCAAAAACATGTGCTTATAGTTGAAGATGAATTTATTGTTGCCGTAGACCTGAGGGGGACCCTGGAACGGCGGGGTTTCTCGGTAGCCGGGATCATTAACACAGGGATTGGAGCTGTGGAGTTTATCCGTAAAAACGGAAAGGCAGACTGCATATTGATGGATGTCAGCCTGAAGGGAGAAATAACAGGTATTGAGGCTGCCGCTGAAATTCACAAAGAATGCCCCGTACCCGTTATCTTCCTGACCGCCCATAACACCCTTCCCGGTGTTCAGGCTGGAATACAAGAGCCTCTCTGCAGGCTTGTTGCCAAGCCCTTCGATGAGCAAGAGCTTATCAGGGTAATTGAAACCTTGATCCAGGAGACAAGGTCCGAATGTTATGAATAG
- a CDS encoding ABC transporter substrate binding protein — protein MNSRNSRYFFIAIFILLAVLAGGVFAQEGGPARILHIMSYHAQWPWNNEQLAGFRAGLAIPDAEIRIVELDAKRQSSPEQIEAAGRSALKIISEWKPDLIYLSDDDALDYMIANYHRSDIPVVFSGINAPAEAIPQFMRAWTTGVLEIEHALASIRLLQAIQPAVRKLAIVTDESSMWDPVVRRLREVDAQLPEIEIVRWDIIRSFEEYKRRILEYQNTVDAIGLLGIFLFKDMAGSNVSYTDVLRWTAENSNLPDFTYWKDRIQYGTLCSVTVSGYEQGIVAGRKAREILLGNRSPEDIPINATLKGEPVISLARARSLGISLRSDLLLSSEIFTDYAWND, from the coding sequence ATGAATAGCAGAAATAGTCGGTATTTTTTCATTGCAATTTTTATTCTTCTCGCAGTACTTGCCGGGGGTGTATTTGCTCAAGAGGGCGGCCCCGCACGGATTCTGCACATCATGAGCTATCATGCTCAGTGGCCCTGGAACAATGAACAGTTAGCCGGGTTCAGGGCAGGACTTGCAATTCCTGACGCGGAGATCAGAATTGTAGAGCTCGATGCAAAGCGTCAAAGCTCTCCGGAGCAGATTGAGGCAGCCGGGCGCTCGGCCTTGAAGATAATCTCTGAGTGGAAACCCGATCTGATTTATCTGAGCGACGATGACGCCCTGGATTATATGATAGCAAACTATCACCGGTCGGATATTCCTGTTGTTTTCAGTGGAATAAATGCCCCTGCCGAGGCAATCCCCCAGTTCATGCGGGCCTGGACTACCGGTGTTCTTGAGATAGAGCATGCTCTGGCTTCCATACGGCTGCTTCAGGCCATACAGCCGGCTGTACGAAAGCTGGCGATTGTTACAGATGAGAGCTCCATGTGGGATCCCGTTGTACGAAGATTACGGGAAGTAGATGCCCAGCTTCCAGAAATTGAGATTGTCCGCTGGGATATTATCCGGAGTTTCGAGGAATACAAACGGAGAATTCTGGAGTATCAGAATACGGTTGATGCAATAGGCCTTCTGGGGATATTCCTGTTTAAAGACATGGCCGGTTCCAATGTCTCCTACACCGATGTGCTGCGCTGGACTGCAGAGAACAGCAATTTACCGGACTTTACCTACTGGAAGGATAGAATCCAGTACGGGACCCTCTGTTCAGTAACGGTTTCAGGTTATGAGCAGGGGATCGTAGCCGGACGCAAGGCCCGGGAAATTTTACTGGGGAACAGGTCCCCGGAGGATATCCCAATCAACGCGACTCTTAAGGGCGAACCGGTGATCAGTCTGGCAAGAGCCAGGTCCCTGGGAATATCCTTACGAAGCGATCTGCTGTTATCGTCGGAGATTTTTACCGATTATGCCTGGAATGACTAA
- a CDS encoding histidine kinase dimerization/phosphoacceptor domain -containing protein: protein MPGMTKSLLDISRGVRFKIVIITVLVLVSTLTASSVLMNRLYVTTYKDALLLEGTGITRNLRNQLERILGFEIQLNEIVGFEGQCNEAVADQNMLDFALVADTLGNVIFHSDSYTNGSFITPPGIYGLNYEDPVVEAVSIAGRDVWTLSLSSTDQFGRIQAWVQVGLPQKLLSERVYPIRYTSFLINLGASIFAAIASWVMLGSSVTRQLTRLTRTVEYIEEHGPNSAEMIENPSGDEIGRLSRSFNRMVQTIRRNNQELTSNAVMLEEKVKERTADLLAEIEERKRAEELISAALKEKEILIKEIHHRVKNNLQVISSLLRLQSSSLKDENSRAALQESKNRVRAMALIHEKLYQSEKLDRINFQEYATTLVNDLFQVYRTAPGRWITPDIRIEEVPLDIDTAIPCGLILNELVSNSLKYAFPDGGGIVSIVFETRADQCQLIVADNGKGFPSDFNPESTVSLGLRLVKGLVEDQLDGSISFENQQGTKIQIAFPCKGE from the coding sequence ATGCCTGGAATGACTAAGAGTCTTCTGGATATTTCCCGGGGTGTACGCTTCAAGATTGTTATTATCACCGTCCTTGTGCTTGTATCCACCCTTACTGCTTCCTCTGTTTTAATGAATCGTCTTTATGTAACAACCTACAAAGACGCTCTCCTGCTGGAAGGCACAGGAATTACCCGTAATTTGAGGAATCAGCTGGAGAGGATCCTGGGATTTGAAATACAACTTAATGAGATTGTCGGTTTTGAGGGGCAGTGCAACGAGGCCGTAGCTGATCAAAATATGCTGGATTTTGCCCTTGTAGCCGATACCCTGGGGAACGTAATTTTTCACAGTGATTCATATACAAACGGATCCTTCATTACTCCTCCCGGTATCTATGGTCTGAATTATGAAGATCCTGTTGTTGAAGCTGTATCGATTGCAGGCCGGGATGTGTGGACCCTGAGTCTGTCGTCGACGGACCAGTTTGGGCGTATCCAGGCATGGGTCCAGGTAGGCCTGCCGCAAAAACTCTTGTCTGAAAGAGTGTATCCCATACGATATACTTCATTTCTGATTAATCTTGGTGCTTCCATTTTTGCGGCGATAGCCTCCTGGGTAATGCTGGGAAGTTCGGTGACACGGCAGCTGACACGGCTGACAAGGACAGTAGAGTATATAGAAGAGCATGGACCGAATTCCGCGGAGATGATAGAGAACCCTTCCGGAGACGAGATCGGCAGACTTTCCAGGTCTTTTAACCGTATGGTCCAGACAATACGAAGAAACAATCAGGAGCTGACTTCCAACGCTGTAATGCTGGAAGAAAAGGTCAAGGAGAGGACCGCCGATCTGCTGGCAGAGATCGAAGAGCGAAAACGAGCTGAAGAACTGATCAGCGCGGCATTAAAGGAAAAGGAGATCCTGATTAAGGAGATTCACCACCGGGTCAAAAATAACCTTCAGGTTATCTCAAGTCTCCTGAGACTGCAGTCATCGAGTCTCAAGGATGAGAACTCCCGGGCGGCTTTGCAGGAAAGCAAGAACAGGGTACGGGCAATGGCCCTGATCCATGAAAAGCTGTATCAATCTGAAAAGCTGGACAGGATAAACTTTCAGGAATATGCCACGACTCTGGTAAACGATCTGTTTCAAGTCTACCGGACTGCGCCCGGCCGTTGGATTACTCCGGACATACGCATTGAAGAGGTACCCCTTGATATAGATACCGCGATTCCCTGCGGGTTAATCCTGAATGAACTGGTCTCCAACTCCCTTAAGTATGCTTTTCCGGACGGCGGGGGCATAGTGAGTATTGTATTTGAAACGAGGGCAGATCAGTGTCAGCTTATAGTTGCTGACAACGGCAAAGGGTTTCCATCGGATTTCAACCCCGAATCTACAGTTTCTCTTGGTCTGCGGCTGGTAAAGGGGCTGGTGGAAGATCAGCTCGACGGAAGCATTTCGTTCGAAAACCAACAGGGTACAAAGATCCAGATAGCTTTTCCCTGTAAAGGAGAATAA
- a CDS encoding Hsp20/alpha crystallin family protein, producing MADKSIEKRMETRPAVRACCDVLEKEGEITLKLEMPGVTKDGLSVNIDGDQLEIRGMRDVKRPQGGEYLMHEIREADFYQVYTIDETIDRNKIDASLKNGILNLKLGVKESQKPRKIEITAK from the coding sequence ATGGCAGACAAAAGTATTGAGAAAAGAATGGAAACCCGGCCAGCCGTACGGGCATGCTGCGATGTACTCGAAAAAGAGGGCGAGATTACCCTGAAACTTGAGATGCCCGGTGTTACAAAAGACGGGCTCAGTGTTAATATCGACGGTGATCAGCTGGAGATTCGGGGAATGCGGGACGTAAAACGGCCCCAGGGCGGAGAGTATTTGATGCACGAGATCCGGGAAGCAGATTTCTATCAGGTGTACACCATCGATGAGACCATTGACCGGAACAAGATTGACGCCTCCCTGAAGAACGGCATCCTTAATCTCAAACTTGGAGTTAAGGAGTCCCAGAAACCCCGAAAAATAGAGATCACAGCGAAATAG